The Bernardetia litoralis DSM 6794 genome includes a window with the following:
- a CDS encoding PDDEXK nuclease domain-containing protein, which produces MDNQENEEYKKVLQEIKQMIAQSRVAALTKVNQEILLLYHNIGTQILQKQKQRGWGAKIIDTLSKDLSDNFPKMRGFSVRNLKNMKKFAVAYSGTQIVQPLVAQLSWTHHIILLNKFEDEKTRNWYIEKSAKEGWSKRVLQHQIQLEVHKEFGSLPNNFDTHFPQTEAESITQLFKDESIFDFLSLDEKNKEKDLENELVKNITDFLLSLGKGFSYIGKQYHLEVSNQDFYIDLLFYHYKLKCFVVIELKIDDFKPEYVGKLNFYLSAVDDLLKQKEDLPSIGLLLCSSKNDTIVEYALRDVSKPMGVASYSITKTIPKNLKDNLPTEQELKSVLKRTLK; this is translated from the coding sequence ATGGACAACCAAGAGAATGAAGAATACAAAAAGGTATTGCAAGAAATAAAACAAATGATTGCACAATCTCGTGTTGCTGCACTTACAAAAGTGAATCAAGAAATTTTACTTCTTTATCATAACATTGGAACACAGATTCTACAAAAGCAAAAACAAAGGGGTTGGGGAGCAAAAATAATAGATACTCTTTCTAAAGATTTGTCTGATAATTTTCCAAAAATGAGAGGATTTTCGGTTCGCAACCTCAAGAATATGAAAAAATTTGCAGTAGCTTATTCAGGTACTCAAATTGTGCAGCCATTGGTTGCACAATTAAGCTGGACGCATCATATAATTTTATTAAACAAATTCGAAGATGAAAAAACTAGAAACTGGTACATTGAAAAGTCAGCTAAAGAAGGATGGTCTAAGCGAGTTTTACAACATCAAATTCAATTAGAAGTTCATAAAGAATTTGGTAGTCTGCCCAATAATTTTGATACGCACTTCCCACAAACAGAAGCAGAATCTATTACACAGCTTTTCAAAGATGAGTCTATTTTTGATTTTCTTTCACTAGACGAGAAAAACAAAGAAAAAGATTTGGAAAACGAGCTAGTCAAAAATATTACCGATTTTTTACTCTCTTTGGGGAAAGGGTTTTCTTATATTGGAAAGCAATATCATTTAGAAGTTAGCAATCAAGATTTTTATATTGACTTACTTTTTTATCATTACAAACTCAAATGTTTTGTAGTTATTGAACTCAAAATTGACGATTTTAAGCCTGAATATGTCGGAAAACTCAATTTTTATCTTTCAGCAGTAGATGATTTATTAAAACAAAAAGAAGATTTGCCTTCCATTGGCTTATTGCTTTGCAGTTCCAAAAACGATACAATTGTAGAATATGCGCTACGTGATGTTAGCAAACCTATGGGCGTGGCTTCCTATTCTATCACTAAAACAATTCCCAAAAACTTGAAAGATAATCTACCAACAGAACAAGAACTCAAATCTGTATTGAAAAGAACCCTAAAATAA
- a CDS encoding ATP-binding protein produces the protein MILTIKNLGALKEAEIDLSKDLILLCGHNNTGKTYVAYAIYYILDTSLRYPIGLASSTYFKDSNEVITNDVIKKAAHELIEKRETNFNLMEIIDDKFLKLASKISNQALNIMLEELQDFKTYFKNENMIDVQTNLSQDKNGLLKNVFEYHVFKSPHHFVDGNNYLSYRKDKESFNITYFLEKIKSKLDEPKIEDISTTIYQHVLDEILLEHIAKTRFFSSERAAINIFSKELALNKNQFLDKIVKTKGQERAKILEFADENINRYVQPIADELNIAEDLLHLQNGKSEFEFLAIELEKSILEGKISVGQYGGLQYQPNFYDENGKDENPILEIYQTSSLVKSLASLVFYLRHLAQKNDCIIIDEPELNLHPDNQILVARFLARLVNEGFKVVASTHSDYITRELSTLLLLSNSFKQKDRIMEKYGYNQNQILKKENIGVYYFEKGKNTAVNVPITERGIEIESIDQVITDLNERFDTIYYTEDDDE, from the coding sequence ATGATACTAACCATAAAAAATCTAGGCGCACTAAAAGAAGCAGAAATAGACCTTAGCAAAGACCTTATTTTACTGTGTGGACATAATAATACTGGGAAAACTTATGTGGCTTATGCGATTTATTATATTCTTGATACAAGTTTACGTTATCCTATTGGATTGGCTTCAAGTACATATTTTAAAGATAGCAATGAAGTTATAACAAATGATGTGATAAAGAAGGCTGCCCATGAATTAATTGAAAAAAGAGAAACTAATTTTAATTTAATGGAGATAATAGATGATAAATTTTTAAAATTAGCTAGTAAAATAAGTAATCAAGCTTTAAATATAATGTTAGAAGAGCTACAAGATTTCAAGACGTATTTCAAAAATGAGAATATGATAGATGTACAGACCAATCTATCTCAAGATAAAAATGGTTTGTTAAAAAATGTGTTTGAATATCATGTTTTCAAAAGTCCACATCACTTTGTTGATGGAAATAATTATTTATCATATAGAAAGGATAAGGAATCATTTAATATTACTTATTTTTTAGAAAAAATTAAATCTAAACTTGATGAACCGAAAATAGAAGATATTAGCACAACAATCTATCAACATGTATTAGATGAAATATTGCTTGAGCATATAGCTAAAACTCGTTTTTTTTCTTCTGAAAGAGCTGCCATAAATATTTTCAGTAAAGAATTAGCTTTAAATAAAAATCAGTTTTTAGATAAAATAGTAAAAACAAAAGGACAAGAACGAGCAAAAATATTAGAGTTTGCAGATGAAAATATCAATCGTTATGTACAACCAATAGCAGATGAGCTAAACATAGCAGAAGATTTATTACATCTTCAAAATGGGAAAAGTGAGTTTGAGTTTTTAGCGATTGAATTAGAAAAAAGCATTTTAGAAGGAAAAATAAGTGTAGGACAGTATGGAGGATTACAATATCAACCAAATTTTTATGATGAAAATGGAAAAGACGAAAATCCAATTTTAGAAATTTATCAAACTTCTTCACTTGTAAAATCACTTGCTTCTCTTGTATTTTATCTACGTCATTTAGCACAAAAAAATGATTGTATTATTATTGATGAACCTGAACTAAATCTACACCCAGATAATCAGATTTTGGTAGCTCGCTTTTTGGCTCGCCTTGTCAATGAAGGTTTTAAAGTGGTGGCAAGTACGCATAGCGATTATATTACTAGAGAATTAAGCACTTTATTATTGCTTTCCAATTCTTTCAAACAGAAAGATAGAATAATGGAAAAGTATGGATATAATCAAAATCAAATTCTGAAAAAAGAAAACATAGGAGTTTATTACTTTGAAAAAGGAAAAAACACAGCCGTAAATGTCCCTATTACGGAACGTGGAATTGAAATAGAATCTATTGACCAAGTTATCACAGATTTGAATGAGCGTTTTGATACTATTTATTATACTGAAGATGACGATGAATAA
- a CDS encoding AAA family ATPase has translation MITAIKIDEENFKAYSLVHEQEEGNKGYLDNLSKINIFIGENNSGKSRFIREVFSIQNLLIKSKHSEEVNKIIKNYNDIFLSWANKYPNGIAQRDGIENVTNELKSTLLSNINIDNFNANEITHVMRNVIDYIQRVSINSLMQNIRQEGVEIMNKVYDIHTPPLHQIKREVDSIKTNRIYIPMLRGLRTYGKDYYLERTKKDYFEEIKDIEKRIFTGLGLYEDCKNLLLGAKEDRDKIRKFEEFLSECFFDGKDVNLIPSIKDDVLHVRIGKQEFPVSQLGDGIQSIIILTYPLFFNQEKHMLFFFEEPEQCLHPAYQRVFMETLMRKEFDSFQYFFTTHSNHLLDITLEIDKVSIYTFKKTNDSMDTPTFEIENVDNENTDILRLIGVRNSSVFLSNCTIWVEGITDRIYIRKYLEVFQKTQDIKFLEDIHYSFVEYGGGNITHWSFLEDADPNHSNILVDRLCGKLFLISDQDGAGEEIDGETQKTAKAERHEKLEKKLGNRYYCLQAREIENLLDTEILKEVVKSYQPKDNDKFGFTENFTYENYKDKKIGDFIDANIIDSTRKAKYAKSSGTIKDDKVDFAKRAVKEIKSIDNLSEEAKKLSGKLYEFIKFQNKK, from the coding sequence ATGATTACAGCTATAAAAATAGATGAAGAGAATTTTAAAGCCTATTCTCTTGTACACGAACAAGAAGAAGGAAATAAAGGCTATTTAGATAATCTTTCTAAAATCAATATTTTTATTGGAGAGAATAATTCTGGGAAGAGTAGGTTTATAAGGGAGGTGTTTTCTATTCAAAATCTATTGATAAAAAGTAAGCATTCAGAAGAAGTAAATAAAATAATCAAAAATTATAACGATATATTCTTAAGTTGGGCAAATAAATACCCTAACGGAATAGCACAAAGAGATGGTATAGAAAATGTGACTAACGAACTTAAATCTACGTTATTATCCAATATAAATATAGATAATTTTAATGCTAATGAGATTACTCATGTAATGAGAAATGTTATAGATTATATTCAGAGAGTTTCAATTAATTCTTTGATGCAAAATATTAGACAAGAAGGAGTTGAAATAATGAACAAGGTTTATGATATTCATACCCCTCCTTTACATCAAATTAAAAGAGAAGTTGATAGTATCAAAACCAACCGAATTTATATTCCAATGCTTAGGGGATTAAGAACATATGGAAAAGATTATTATTTAGAGAGAACAAAAAAAGATTACTTTGAAGAAATTAAAGATATTGAAAAGAGAATTTTCACAGGCTTAGGTTTATATGAAGATTGCAAAAACTTATTATTAGGAGCAAAAGAAGACAGAGATAAAATCAGAAAATTTGAGGAATTTCTTAGTGAATGTTTTTTTGATGGAAAAGATGTAAATCTTATTCCTAGCATAAAAGATGATGTTTTACATGTACGTATTGGAAAGCAAGAATTTCCAGTTTCTCAATTAGGCGACGGAATCCAATCAATAATTATTCTAACTTATCCCTTATTTTTCAATCAAGAAAAACACATGTTATTTTTCTTTGAAGAACCCGAACAATGTTTACATCCAGCTTATCAGCGTGTTTTTATGGAAACATTGATGAGAAAAGAATTTGATAGTTTCCAGTATTTTTTTACTACCCATTCTAATCATCTTTTGGATATTACGCTTGAGATTGATAAGGTTTCTATTTATACATTCAAGAAAACGAATGATTCAATGGACACTCCGACCTTTGAAATTGAAAATGTAGATAATGAAAATACAGATATTCTTAGGCTTATTGGTGTGCGTAATTCTTCTGTATTTTTATCAAATTGTACGATTTGGGTAGAAGGAATTACAGACCGAATTTATATCAGAAAATATTTAGAGGTTTTTCAAAAAACACAAGACATCAAATTTTTAGAAGACATACATTATTCTTTTGTAGAATATGGAGGTGGAAATATTACGCATTGGTCTTTTTTGGAAGATGCAGACCCAAATCATTCTAATATTTTGGTAGATAGATTGTGTGGAAAATTATTTTTGATTTCTGACCAAGATGGAGCAGGTGAAGAAATAGATGGAGAAACACAAAAAACAGCAAAAGCAGAAAGACACGAAAAACTAGAAAAAAAATTAGGTAACCGTTATTATTGTCTACAAGCTAGAGAAATTGAAAATTTACTTGATACTGAAATTTTGAAAGAGGTAGTCAAATCTTATCAACCAAAAGATAATGATAAATTCGGATTTACAGAAAACTTCACTTACGAAAATTATAAAGATAAGAAAATAGGTGATTTTATTGATGCCAATATTATTGATTCAACCAGAAAAGCAAAATATGCTAAATCATCAGGAACAATTAAGGACGATAAAGTCGATTTTGCAAAAAGAGCTGTAAAAGAAATAAAATCAATAGATAATTTATCAGAAGAAGCAAAAAAATTGAGTGGAAAATTATATGAATTTATAAAATTTCAGAATAAAAAATAA
- the kbl gene encoding glycine C-acetyltransferase — MYDTLQPFLEKELQEIKDAGLYKNERIITTPQSAAIKTQSTGEVINFCANNYLGLSSNPRVLEAAKKAIDTHGFGLSSVRFICGTQDLHKELERKTAEFLGTEDCILYAAAFDANGGVFEPLLGANDAIISDALNHASIIDGVRLCKAKRFRYQHNDMADLEKQLQDADAAGAVQKMIVTDGVFSMDGTIAQLDKICDLADKYKALVMVDECHSSGFIGKTGRGTHEYRNVMGRIDIITGTYGKALGGASGGFTAAKKEIVEMLRQRSRPYLFSNTVAPPIVGASIEVLNVLMESTKLRDKLEESTKYFREQMTAAGFDIVKGEHPIVPVMLYDAPLSQKFAERLLEEGIYVIGFYYPVVPKGKARIRVQISALHEREHLDKAITAFTKVGKELGVIS; from the coding sequence ATGTACGATACACTTCAACCCTTTTTAGAAAAGGAATTACAAGAAATAAAAGATGCAGGACTTTACAAAAACGAACGCATCATCACAACGCCACAATCAGCAGCCATCAAAACACAAAGCACAGGCGAAGTAATTAATTTTTGTGCAAATAATTATTTAGGACTTTCTTCAAATCCTCGTGTTTTGGAAGCTGCCAAAAAAGCTATTGACACACATGGTTTCGGACTTTCTTCGGTTCGTTTTATTTGTGGAACGCAAGATTTACATAAAGAATTAGAACGCAAAACTGCCGAGTTTTTAGGTACAGAAGACTGTATTTTGTATGCAGCAGCTTTTGATGCAAATGGTGGTGTTTTTGAGCCACTTTTAGGAGCGAATGATGCAATTATTTCAGATGCTTTGAATCACGCTTCTATTATTGATGGTGTTCGTTTGTGTAAAGCAAAGCGTTTTAGATACCAGCACAATGATATGGCAGACCTTGAAAAACAACTTCAAGATGCCGATGCAGCTGGTGCAGTTCAAAAAATGATTGTTACTGATGGTGTTTTTTCAATGGACGGAACAATCGCACAATTAGACAAAATCTGTGATTTGGCTGATAAATATAAGGCTCTTGTTATGGTAGATGAGTGTCATTCGTCTGGTTTTATTGGAAAAACAGGACGAGGAACTCACGAATACAGAAATGTAATGGGCAGAATTGACATCATTACAGGAACGTATGGAAAAGCTCTTGGTGGTGCTTCAGGTGGATTTACGGCTGCAAAAAAAGAAATTGTAGAAATGTTGCGCCAGCGTTCTCGTCCTTATTTATTTTCGAATACAGTTGCTCCACCGATTGTAGGAGCTTCTATTGAGGTTTTGAATGTTTTGATGGAATCTACTAAACTTAGAGATAAGCTAGAAGAAAGCACAAAATATTTTAGAGAACAAATGACAGCAGCAGGTTTTGACATCGTAAAAGGAGAGCATCCAATTGTTCCTGTTATGCTTTATGATGCACCACTTTCTCAAAAATTTGCTGAACGACTTTTGGAGGAAGGAATTTATGTAATTGGTTTTTATTATCCTGTTGTTCCTAAAGGAAAAGCTCGTATTCGTGTTCAGATTTCGGCTCTCCATGAACGTGAACATTTGGATAAAGCAATTACAGCTTTTACGAAAGTTGGAAAAGAATTGGGAGTGATTTCTTAA
- a CDS encoding zinc metallopeptidase — MSGGYILIIIVAVISMGVQYMFKNRFKKYSKTPLASNMSGAEVAERMLNDNGIRGVKVMSVQGTLTDHYNPSSKTVNLSENVYHGRNAAAVAVAAHECGHAVQDAKAYAFLGFRSAMVPVLNATNRFTPFLLMIGIGLLYAVDIPYVLALGVLALAVSTLFSFVTLPVEFDASRRALKWIEQENIVNPKEYSMAKSALSWAAMTYVVAALSSLATLLYYASILMNRRD; from the coding sequence ATGAGTGGAGGTTATATTTTAATAATTATTGTTGCCGTGATAAGCATGGGCGTACAATACATGTTCAAAAATCGTTTTAAAAAATATTCTAAAACTCCTTTAGCCTCTAATATGAGTGGCGCAGAAGTAGCCGAAAGAATGCTAAATGACAACGGAATAAGAGGCGTAAAAGTGATGAGTGTACAAGGAACATTGACCGACCATTATAATCCAAGCAGCAAAACAGTTAATTTGAGTGAAAATGTTTATCATGGACGCAATGCTGCTGCTGTTGCCGTAGCTGCTCACGAATGTGGACATGCAGTTCAAGATGCAAAAGCGTATGCTTTTTTAGGTTTTCGCTCGGCAATGGTGCCAGTTTTAAATGCTACAAACCGTTTTACACCTTTTTTATTAATGATTGGAATTGGTTTGTTATATGCTGTTGATATTCCTTACGTGTTGGCTCTTGGTGTTTTGGCTTTGGCAGTTTCTACGCTTTTTAGTTTTGTTACTTTGCCTGTTGAGTTTGATGCAAGTAGAAGAGCTTTGAAATGGATAGAACAAGAAAATATAGTTAATCCAAAAGAATATTCAATGGCAAAAAGTGCGCTTTCTTGGGCTGCCATGACCTATGTAGTAGCTGCGCTTAGTTCTTTAGCAACACTTCTTTATTATGCTTCTATATTGATGAATAGGAGAGATTAA
- the rfaE2 gene encoding D-glycero-beta-D-manno-heptose 1-phosphate adenylyltransferase produces MKSSEKIYTNITDLQKKIEIWKFNNQAVVFTNGCFDILHLGHIDYLEKAAALGKKLVIGVNTDASVKTLNKGKERPINDEYARMRLLAALGFVDAVILFSEPTPLELITILQPSILVKGNDYSVETIVGADVVLKNGGEVKTIELVEGYSTTKIINKILGN; encoded by the coding sequence ATGAAGTCTTCCGAAAAAATTTATACAAATATTACAGACCTTCAAAAGAAAATTGAAATCTGGAAATTTAATAATCAAGCTGTTGTTTTTACAAATGGTTGTTTTGATATTTTACATTTAGGACACATTGATTACTTAGAAAAAGCTGCTGCTTTAGGCAAAAAATTAGTAATTGGAGTAAATACAGATGCTTCTGTCAAAACATTAAACAAAGGAAAAGAACGCCCTATAAATGATGAATATGCTAGAATGCGTCTTTTAGCTGCTTTAGGTTTTGTAGATGCTGTTATTTTATTTTCAGAGCCTACACCTTTAGAACTTATCACTATTTTGCAACCAAGTATTTTGGTAAAAGGAAATGATTATTCAGTAGAAACTATTGTTGGCGCAGATGTAGTTTTGAAAAATGGTGGAGAAGTTAAAACAATAGAATTAGTAGAAGGATATTCTACAACTAAAATTATCAATAAAATTTTGGGAAATTAA
- a CDS encoding NADH-quinone oxidoreductase subunit B, producing MNIPTTTKPTQSEKTGQGGLVVTSLENLIQWARLSSLWPMTFGLACCAIEMMGTYAAHYDLDRFGVFPRASPRQSDVMIVAGTVTFKMADRIKRLYDQMAEPRYVISMGSCSNCGGPYWEHGYHVVKGVDRIIPVDIYVAGCPPRPEALIGGILKLQEKIRSEAPTPKGILNLKKI from the coding sequence ATGAATATTCCAACCACTACCAAACCTACTCAATCCGAAAAAACAGGACAAGGAGGTTTGGTAGTTACATCTTTAGAAAATCTTATTCAATGGGCAAGATTATCTTCCCTTTGGCCAATGACTTTTGGTTTGGCTTGTTGTGCCATCGAAATGATGGGAACTTATGCAGCGCATTATGATTTAGACCGTTTTGGCGTTTTTCCTCGTGCTTCTCCTCGCCAGTCTGATGTAATGATTGTGGCAGGAACAGTAACTTTCAAAATGGCTGACAGAATAAAACGACTTTATGACCAAATGGCAGAACCTCGTTATGTAATTTCGATGGGAAGTTGTTCTAATTGTGGAGGTCCTTATTGGGAACATGGTTATCATGTTGTAAAAGGGGTTGATAGAATCATTCCTGTTGATATTTATGTTGCTGGCTGTCCTCCACGTCCAGAAGCTCTTATTGGAGGAATTTTGAAGTTACAAGAAAAAATTCGTTCAGAAGCTCCAACTCCTAAAGGTATTTTGAATTTAAAAAAGATATAA
- a CDS encoding DUF349 domain-containing protein — MSTTNSANSTTNHNDSTSYGYIKDDTVYLKGYNNRPDRQIGVVKESSEASIAYFEDRYQKLLEKVEEVAQAIEESQNKGSYLMKLVHIRESLETYNAIGDYTAIEQRILELEQGIEDYISENRVKNTEIKTALLAEAQKLKDSSDWEEVSEYLKDLKMRWIRTGSVGEEDEEMSEEFDRCLDIFFERRKAFFDNERIVNDERILQYKRISNKVRKLNYQKEKTPEMRQEVIDLQKAWKEVGVIPKWKYLKLYRNYKREVDIFFGNPEQSNDSYGSYRQEPPTPTTPEGILESKRKLTEEVEEIASKFENVHLNNVKTKQVQWKKMGIIRNNDEDRLLNNRFHAACSEIFTHVFLENDAKQNFEGYESKTGFEQLKLKIKLIKDSIREEEPKLQQIAKEIPQDSYGRPMFDRNEPSHAPVRSQYMNLLNVIRTKKRLSKKFQNQLNSSYNF, encoded by the coding sequence ATGTCCACAACAAATTCAGCCAACTCAACTACCAATCACAACGATTCTACTTCCTATGGTTATATCAAAGATGATACTGTTTATTTAAAAGGTTACAACAACAGACCAGACCGTCAAATTGGAGTCGTAAAAGAAAGTTCAGAAGCAAGTATTGCTTATTTTGAAGACCGTTATCAAAAACTATTAGAAAAAGTAGAAGAAGTAGCACAAGCCATCGAAGAATCTCAAAATAAAGGTTCTTATCTTATGAAACTCGTTCATATTAGAGAATCTTTAGAAACTTATAATGCCATTGGTGATTATACAGCCATAGAACAACGAATTTTAGAATTAGAACAAGGAATTGAAGACTATATTTCTGAAAACAGAGTAAAAAACACAGAGATAAAAACAGCTTTATTAGCTGAAGCACAAAAACTCAAAGATAGCAGCGACTGGGAAGAAGTTTCAGAATATCTCAAAGACCTCAAAATGCGCTGGATTCGTACAGGAAGTGTAGGCGAAGAAGATGAAGAAATGTCAGAAGAATTTGATAGATGTTTAGATATTTTCTTTGAACGTAGAAAAGCCTTTTTTGATAATGAAAGAATTGTCAATGATGAGCGAATTTTACAATACAAACGTATTAGTAATAAAGTTAGAAAACTCAATTATCAAAAAGAAAAAACGCCTGAAATGCGTCAAGAAGTAATTGACTTGCAGAAAGCATGGAAAGAAGTAGGCGTAATTCCGAAATGGAAATATCTCAAATTATATAGAAATTACAAACGAGAAGTTGATATTTTCTTCGGAAATCCTGAGCAAAGCAATGATAGTTATGGTTCGTATCGTCAAGAGCCACCAACTCCAACTACTCCAGAAGGAATTTTGGAAAGTAAGCGAAAACTGACCGAAGAAGTAGAAGAAATTGCAAGTAAATTTGAAAATGTACATTTGAATAATGTCAAAACAAAACAAGTACAATGGAAAAAAATGGGAATTATCAGAAATAATGATGAAGACCGTTTATTAAATAATCGTTTTCATGCTGCTTGTAGTGAAATTTTTACACACGTATTTTTAGAAAATGATGCAAAACAAAACTTTGAAGGATATGAATCAAAAACAGGTTTTGAACAATTAAAACTCAAAATAAAACTTATTAAAGATAGCATTAGAGAAGAAGAACCAAAACTTCAACAAATTGCTAAAGAAATTCCTCAAGATAGTTATGGAAGACCTATGTTTGATAGAAATGAACCTTCGCATGCACCTGTTCGCTCCCAATATATGAATCTTTTGAATGTAATCAGAACCAAGAAAAGATTATCCAAGAAGTTTCAAAATCAACTCAATAGCAGCTATAATTTTTAA
- a CDS encoding DoxX family protein codes for MQKTIEGILSIVVAVLLLQTLYFKFGAAPESIWIFTKLNTEPSGRYLTGFLELIVAILILIPKTRRAGALGAAVIMLGAIASHIFILGIRVQNDNGLLFALACITLACAMSVLIMRTIRKR; via the coding sequence ATGCAAAAAACAATTGAAGGCATTTTATCTATTGTAGTAGCTGTACTTCTTCTTCAAACACTCTATTTTAAGTTTGGGGCAGCACCTGAGTCTATTTGGATTTTCACAAAACTCAATACCGAACCTTCAGGTAGATATTTAACAGGATTTTTAGAACTTATTGTAGCTATTCTTATTCTTATCCCAAAAACTCGTCGTGCTGGCGCTTTGGGTGCAGCCGTAATTATGCTTGGAGCGATTGCTTCTCATATTTTTATTTTAGGTATTCGTGTACAAAATGATAACGGACTTTTATTTGCGCTTGCTTGTATTACACTTGCTTGTGCAATGAGTGTTTTGATTATGAGAACGATTAGGAAAAGATAA
- a CDS encoding YybH family protein has translation MKKYSLLLSLFLLISTSLFAQKQKDILEIMQTFQNQQEAWNNGNLDGFMNGYWQSDSLKFIGKNGITCGYEATLDNYKKSYPDVETMGKLKFDILSFKKLDKKHIFVIGKWHLKRESKEDLKGHFTLIWEKINKKWVIISDHSS, from the coding sequence ATGAAAAAATACTCTCTTTTATTATCCTTGTTCTTATTGATTTCTACTTCTTTGTTTGCTCAAAAACAAAAAGATATTTTAGAAATTATGCAAACTTTTCAGAACCAACAAGAAGCGTGGAATAATGGCAATTTAGATGGTTTTATGAATGGTTACTGGCAATCTGATTCACTCAAATTCATTGGAAAGAATGGAATTACTTGTGGTTATGAAGCAACTTTAGACAATTACAAAAAATCATATCCAGATGTAGAAACAATGGGAAAACTTAAATTTGATATTCTATCCTTTAAAAAATTAGATAAAAAACATATTTTTGTAATCGGAAAATGGCATCTTAAAAGAGAATCAAAAGAAGATTTGAAAGGTCATTTTACTTTAATTTGGGAGAAAATAAATAAAAAATGGGTTATCATTTCAGACCATTCTAGTTAA
- a CDS encoding aspartate-semialdehyde dehydrogenase, with translation MKIAVVGATGLVGTQMLQVLKNRKFPVTELIPVASERSVGNKIEFDGKSYRVHSMQEAIDAVPDIAIFSAGGSVSLEFAPKFAEKGTIVIDNSSAWRMNPNYKLVVPEVNAHELHNLNENDKIIANPNCSTIQMVVALNPLHQKYKIKRVVVSTYQSVTGTGKAAVDQLMSERKGETGNKVYPHPIDLNVLPHIDVFLENGYTKEEMKMILETKKIMCDDSIQLTATAVRIPTMGGHSEAVNVEFENDFDLKEVREILSNSEGIIVQDNVSKFEYPMPIHSEGKDEVFVGRLRRDDSQKNTLNMWIVADNLRKGAATNAVQIAEYLVKENLLKTKTV, from the coding sequence ATGAAAATTGCTGTTGTAGGAGCTACTGGACTTGTCGGAACACAAATGTTACAAGTTTTGAAAAATCGTAAATTTCCCGTTACAGAATTGATTCCTGTGGCTTCAGAGCGTTCAGTAGGAAATAAAATTGAATTTGATGGAAAATCATATCGTGTACATAGCATGCAAGAAGCAATTGATGCTGTTCCTGATATTGCTATTTTTTCGGCTGGAGGCTCAGTTTCTTTAGAATTTGCGCCTAAGTTTGCCGAAAAAGGAACAATCGTAATTGATAACTCTTCGGCTTGGAGAATGAATCCAAATTATAAGTTGGTTGTACCAGAAGTAAATGCTCATGAACTTCACAATCTAAACGAAAATGATAAAATAATTGCCAATCCAAATTGTTCGACAATTCAAATGGTAGTGGCTCTTAATCCATTACATCAAAAATACAAAATCAAACGTGTGGTTGTTTCAACTTATCAATCTGTTACAGGAACTGGAAAAGCTGCCGTTGATCAACTCATGAGCGAGCGAAAAGGAGAAACTGGAAATAAAGTATATCCACATCCTATTGATTTGAATGTTCTTCCTCATATTGATGTTTTTTTAGAAAATGGATATACAAAAGAAGAAATGAAAATGATTTTGGAAACCAAAAAAATTATGTGTGATGATTCTATTCAACTTACTGCTACGGCTGTTCGTATTCCTACAATGGGTGGACATTCAGAAGCTGTAAATGTAGAATTTGAGAATGATTTTGACTTGAAAGAAGTACGTGAAATTTTGAGCAATTCAGAAGGAATTATTGTACAAGACAATGTAAGCAAATTTGAATATCCAATGCCAATTCATTCAGAAGGAAAAGATGAGGTTTTTGTAGGAAGATTAAGAAGAGATGATAGTCAAAAAAATACCCTCAATATGTGGATTGTCGCTGATAACCTTCGTAAAGGAGCTGCTACAAATGCTGTTCAGATTGCTGAATATTTGGTGAAAGAAAATTTATTAAAAACAAAAACAGTCTAA